Proteins encoded together in one Microplitis mediator isolate UGA2020A chromosome 7, iyMicMedi2.1, whole genome shotgun sequence window:
- the LOC130672224 gene encoding zinc finger protein 430-like produces the protein MAFGSSDAKCIPDIGNQLNNNFETINATMNTNYSSYNCRTIHQIDENHDVNSYNNKNINQSSTRSNENNRTIKKIDVATMTDPLSIDFRRTSEYLARCSNSLGLSRSFDSNLTNNIDGTLIYHCPECPNKFEDRDLFNEHLEDHKQRPHICDICGASLKRKEHLDRHKQGHNKDRPYKCTLCCKAFKRNEHLARHTIIHSGSKNQVCTKCGKAFFRKDHLKKHIQSHNSSNKIVVESQTTNLQERSSPHETLDNIAMMVRQLRAPPFSILRT, from the exons atggccTTTGGATCTAGTGATGCAAAATGTATTCCTGACATTGGTAATCAActgaataataatttcgaAACAATAAATGCTACTATGAATACTAATTATTCATCTTATAATTGTCGTACGATTCATCAAATTGATGAAAATCATGATGTcaatagttataataataaaaacataaatcaATCATCAACTCGATCCAATGAAAATAAtcgaacaattaaaaaaattgatgttgcGACAATGACTGATCCTTTGTCAATTGATTTTCGACGTACTTCTGAATATTTAGCTCGCTGTTCTAATTCACTTGGACTTTCTCGATCatttgattcaaatttaacaaataatattgatG gTACGTTAATTTACCACTGTCCCGAATGTCCTAATAAATTTGAAGATcgtgatttatttaatgaacattTAGAAGATCACAAACAACGGCCTCATATTTGCGATATTTGTGGTGCTAGTCTTAAACGCAAAGAACATTTAGATCGTCATAAACAAGGTCATAACAAAGACAGACCTTATAAATGTACATTGTGCTGCAAGGCTTTTAAACGAAATGAACATCTAGCTAGACATACAATTATTCATTCTGGTAGTAAAAATCAAGTATGCACAAAATGTGGTAAAGCTTTTTTTAGAAAAGATCATTTGAAAAAACACATTCAAAGCCATAATTctagtaataaaattgttgttgAATCACAAACAACTAATCTTCAAGAACGTAGTAGTCCTCATGAAACACTCGACAATATTGCGATGATGGTTCGACAATTAAGAGCACCACCTTTTTCAATATTACGTacttag
- the LOC130672229 gene encoding zinc finger protein Gfi-1b-like, whose protein sequence is MNFPPFGSHFPATIPSIHQFTADGTSGSSARYANHFPNQPPIGVPVVGKYRPEINGGQTGQSQGMISNKSTYSNSNVHSHYSNVPYSQAQSVQQRPTNSPGMQEKRSYHQDVCNLLQEKDKKEKKTEEQQRNTGDSGSTTNDSGQQDYSSIHQHHQQHAHTQTPASMPATWQSLATPGSTVADYLSHLPASTLPLSLHHFLKYSAESIKKESEMQAHTTSVAVATTTTPNIMMSPTTKKKKKKKVPKEKKPRPKPGEIRLTTALDGSTLYCCPECHMAYPERELLEQHLLGHTLERRFVCDICGAGLKRKDHLTRHKQSHNPERPYVCTVCLKAFKRKEQLTLHFVIHSGEKRHVCTECGKGFYRKDHLRKHTRSHIARRVKAELSQNASGGQQQSQQQNNVTNMQATAVSASSVLPGGHPGPLLS, encoded by the exons ATGAATTTCCCACCGTTTGGAAGTCACTTTCCTGCTACAATCCCTAGTATTCATCAGTTTACTGCTGATGGTACTAGTGGTAGTAGTGCAAGATATGCTAATCACTTTCCTAATCAGCCTCCGATTGGAGTGCCGGTTGTGGGAAAATATCGTCCAGAAATAAATGGAGGGCAAACTGGACAAAGTCAAGGAATGATAAGCAACAAAAGTACCTACTCAAATAGTAATGTACACTCACATTATTCAAATGTGCCATACTCACAAGCACAGTCTGTACAACAACGTCCGACAAATTCACCGGGTATGCAAGAAAAACGTTCTTATCATCAg gATGTGTGTAATTTGCTGcaagaaaaagataaaaaagaaaaaaaaaccgaggAACAGCAAAGAAATACAGGTGATTCGGGTAGTACAACAAATGACAGTGGACAACAAGATTATTCATCAATTCATCAGCATCATCAGCAACACGCGCACACCCAAACACCAGCCTCAATGCCAGCAACATGGCAATCTCTTGCAACTCCTGGCTCTACAGTAGCTGATTACCTCAGTCATTTACCAGCAAGCACGTTGCCATTAAGTTtacatcattttttaaaatattctgctGAGAGCATTAAAAAAGAATCTGAAATGCAAGCTCATACTACTTCAGTGGCTGTTGCTACAACAACAACACCAAATATTATGATGTCACCTActacgaaaaaaaagaaaaagaagaaagtaccaaaagaaaaaaagccAAGACCAAAACCTGGTGAAATTCGTTTGACAACAGCACTTGATGGATCAACACTTTATTGTTGTCCAGAGTGTCATATGGCTTATCCTGAACGTGAACTTCTTGAGCAACATCTTCTAGGTCATACACTTGAACGTCGATTTGTTTGCGATATTTGTGGTGCTGGTCTTAAACGTAAAGATCATCTTACGCGTCATAAACAAAGTCATAATCCCGAAAGACCTTATGTTTGTACTGTTTGTCTGAAAGCATTTAAACGAAAGGAACAATTGACATTACATTTTGTCATACACTCTGGTGAAAAAAGGCACGTTTGTACAGAATGTGGTAAAGGATTTTATCGAAAGGATCATCTTAGAAAACATACACGTAGTCATATTGCTAGAAGAGTTAAAGCAGAGCTCAGTCAAAATGcca GTGGTGGTCAGCAACAAAGCCAACAACAAAATAATGTTACGAATATGCAAGCAACAGCAGTATCTGCTTCATCTGTTTTGCCGGGTGGGCATCCTGGTCCTCTCCTGTCCTGA